The window CGCATTCCACGCATCGGCAATCCGATTCAGAATCTCCAAGACTTCCTTCAGGATGACCGGATCTTTTTTCAAATTTCCTTCGATCACCCGTTCGGCCATATAGTTATAAAGGGCATCCAATTGATCGGCGATGATCCCTGCTTCGTAATTAAGGCCGACACCGAATCTATGTAAAATATCATTCACATTTTTCAGCTTTATGTTTGCATCAATAAATTGCTTATTGTATATATCATGAATGGCATTGCTTAAATCGTCTATTGCCGCTTCGTATAAGAGCGACGTAATTTCTTGGGGTGACTTTTGATAAATCAATTCTTTTGTTAAAAATTCCATTTACCCATTCCTCCTGCTACTGTTTTTATCGGTCCGTGTGCAATGAAGTTAATAACTTTTTTCCATTTCTTCGATCAGAAGCAAAATTTCAGCAATGACGGAGTATAGCTGCGGAGGAATATTATCCCCAAGATCGATGTCCAGGAGGTGCTTGACAAGGCCGGCATCCTCCTGCATTTGGATATTGTGCTGTTTGGCCAGCTCGATGATCCTTGCTGCCAATGCACCAGAACCTTGCGCGACAACCGAAGGCGAGCCTCCCTCCGACTCATCATAGCGAACGACAGCCGCAGAAGGTCCGTTCAATGCCCTTTTGTTTTTTTGATTAAAGTATTGAGGCATCATATCGAAAAATCGTATCCTTTCTCCGTTATGATCGGCTGTTTAATGGATTGTTTTTCGTCGGCAGGCGTCTGCTTCTTCTCGACATGAAGCGACGAAAAATGAATGCCGCCAATTCCATAGCCGATTTCCTCGAGCCGTTCCTTCGCAATATCCGTCAACGGTTCCATCTTCTCTTTAAATCCTTGACTGTCATTTTTTATATCAATGGATAGATTTCGGTTGTTCGTCTTGAGGGAAATGCCTAAATCTCCAAGCTTCTTCGTCTCCAATAAGAAGAAGAGGCTGCAATTTTCCCAATCTATTTTTTGAGAATGCCCATTGGAATTAATATAGACCTTTACATTTTCCACCTGATCCTTTAAAACGAGCGGCAAGTTGAACATCATACTCTGAAGCCCAGAAGCGTCATTTTTGCTGAGGAGCTGCTGTCCGGTCATATTTTGCAGCATGGCATCCACTTTACCTGAATGCTGACCCGCACTGTCCGGATCGTTTTGCAGCTGCAATAATATATTTTTCAAATTGGATTCAGGTCCGCTGCTTTTTCCATTTTGAGCTAGTGCTTGTGCATGCTCCGCCTCGTGGGTCAAACCGAGCTGACGCATATATTCGAAGACGCCTCTTGCAGAAGGCTGCTGCTTTAAGCCTATCTGGGCTTGGTCGAATGCCTCCAGCAGCTGCTTCCCTGGCGAGGATGGCTGGAGCTGTGCTACTTCCTTTGAAACAAAATGCTGCATGCGGGTATCCGATGGCTTGAACATGATTTTATCTACCATCTTTTTAATATCT is drawn from Falsibacillus albus and contains these coding sequences:
- the fliS gene encoding flagellar export chaperone FliS, producing MEFLTKELIYQKSPQEITSLLYEAAIDDLSNAIHDIYNKQFIDANIKLKNVNDILHRFGVGLNYEAGIIADQLDALYNYMAERVIEGNLKKDPVILKEVLEILNRIADAWNASLKEKPNVKADYKRQKANAYEKQVLVYERDTNTVEEGK
- a CDS encoding EscU/YscU/HrcU family type III secretion system export apparatus switch protein, which codes for MMPQYFNQKNKRALNGPSAAVVRYDESEGGSPSVVAQGSGALAARIIELAKQHNIQMQEDAGLVKHLLDIDLGDNIPPQLYSVIAEILLLIEEMEKSY